The following are from one region of the Roseobacter fucihabitans genome:
- the xsc gene encoding sulfoacetaldehyde acetyltransferase, producing the protein MKMTTEEAFVKVLQMHGIDNAFGIIGSAMMPISDLFPAAGIKFWDCAHETSGGMIADGYTRASGKMCMAIAQNGPGITNFVTPIKTAYWNHTPMLLVTPQAANKTIGQGGFQEIEQMKLFEDMVCYQEEVRDPSRMAEVLNRVIEKAWRGCAPAQINIPRDYWTQVIDIEMPQIIRLERPQGGAQAVKEAAKLLSEAEFPVILNGAGVILSGGIDASAKLAEALDAPVACGYQHNDAFPGSHPLAVGPLGYNGSKAAMELIAKADVVLALGNRLNPFSTLPGYGINYWPQNAKIIQVDINSDRIGLTKKVDVAIQGDAKVVAEQLLAQLGDGAGDKGRKERTDLIAMTKSRWAQELSSMDHEDDADEGVTWNERARDRQPDRMSPRQAWRAIMSAMPADAIVSSDIGNNCAIGNAYPSFEKGRKYLAPGLFGPCGYGLPAILGAKIGCPDVPVVGFAGDGAFGISMNEMTACGRGDWPAITMVIFRNYQWGAEKRNTTLWFEDNFVGTELNEGVNYAEIAKGCGVKGVQAIGMEQLTDVLNIAIKEQMKDNVTTFIEVVLNQELGEPFRRDAMKKPVSVAGINASDMKQQQIG; encoded by the coding sequence ATGAAAATGACCACTGAAGAGGCCTTTGTTAAGGTCCTGCAAATGCACGGCATTGATAATGCTTTCGGGATCATCGGTTCCGCGATGATGCCAATTTCCGATCTGTTCCCGGCGGCGGGGATCAAGTTCTGGGACTGTGCGCATGAAACATCCGGCGGCATGATCGCGGATGGCTACACCCGTGCATCAGGCAAGATGTGCATGGCGATTGCCCAGAACGGCCCCGGCATCACCAATTTTGTGACGCCGATCAAAACCGCCTATTGGAACCACACGCCGATGTTGCTGGTCACGCCACAAGCGGCCAACAAGACCATCGGTCAGGGCGGTTTCCAGGAAATCGAGCAGATGAAACTGTTCGAGGACATGGTCTGTTATCAGGAAGAGGTGCGTGATCCGTCCCGCATGGCCGAAGTGCTGAACCGCGTGATCGAAAAAGCATGGCGCGGTTGTGCGCCCGCACAGATCAACATACCCCGCGATTACTGGACGCAGGTGATCGACATAGAAATGCCCCAGATCATCCGCCTTGAGCGCCCACAGGGTGGCGCCCAAGCGGTCAAAGAGGCGGCGAAACTGCTCTCGGAAGCCGAATTCCCCGTGATCCTGAACGGTGCTGGTGTGATCCTGTCCGGGGGTATCGACGCCTCTGCCAAACTGGCCGAAGCGCTGGATGCGCCGGTGGCTTGCGGCTACCAGCATAATGACGCCTTCCCCGGCTCGCACCCTCTGGCGGTCGGACCTTTGGGCTACAATGGCTCCAAGGCGGCGATGGAATTGATCGCAAAGGCAGACGTCGTGCTGGCGCTTGGCAACCGTCTGAACCCGTTCAGCACGCTGCCCGGATATGGCATCAACTACTGGCCCCAAAACGCCAAGATCATTCAGGTCGACATCAACTCTGACCGCATCGGGCTGACCAAAAAGGTCGACGTGGCCATTCAGGGTGACGCCAAGGTCGTTGCCGAACAGTTGCTGGCACAGCTCGGCGATGGTGCTGGCGACAAGGGGCGTAAAGAGCGTACCGATCTGATCGCAATGACCAAATCCCGCTGGGCGCAGGAGCTGTCCTCGATGGACCATGAGGATGACGCGGATGAAGGTGTCACATGGAACGAACGTGCCCGCGACCGCCAGCCCGACCGCATGTCGCCCCGTCAGGCATGGCGCGCGATCATGTCGGCGATGCCTGCGGATGCGATTGTCTCCTCGGACATCGGTAACAACTGTGCGATTGGCAACGCCTATCCGTCCTTCGAAAAGGGCCGGAAATATCTTGCACCCGGTCTCTTTGGTCCCTGCGGATACGGTCTGCCCGCAATCCTTGGCGCGAAAATCGGCTGCCCGGATGTGCCGGTCGTCGGTTTTGCCGGTGACGGCGCGTTCGGTATCTCGATGAACGAGATGACGGCTTGCGGTCGGGGTGATTGGCCCGCGATCACGATGGTGATTTTCCGCAACTACCAATGGGGTGCGGAAAAGCGCAACACCACGCTGTGGTTCGAAGATAACTTCGTCGGCACCGAGCTGAACGAAGGCGTGAACTATGCGGAAATCGCCAAAGGTTGCGGCGTCAAAGGTGTTCAGGCCATCGGCATGGAGCAACTGACGGATGTTCTCAACATCGCGATCAAAGAGCAGATGAAGGACAATGTCACCACCTTCATCGAAGTTGTTCTGAACCAGGAACTGGGCGAACCCTTCCGCCGTGACGCGATGAAAAAGCCGGTTTCCGTTGCAGGTATCAATGCCTCTGACATGAAACAGCAACAGATCGGCTAA
- a CDS encoding YeiH family protein yields MAEQLAPQRDFLGRIQTFFSDNGPGFAVSVVVAATAQFLSEHYGAPAMLMALLLGIAFHFLAEEGRCVTGIGFTSKTVLRIGVALLGARISVELLIGLGPQLIGLVVAGVILTILFGLIGARLLGRGWRFALLTGGAVAICGASAAMAIAAVLPKNEHSERNLIFTVLSVTILSTVAMIAYPIITTALELDDIAAGVFLGGTIHDVAQVVGAGFSVSNETGETATLVKLIRVTMLAPVVLVFALVIRAFAEDADAGDKRPPLMPFFVLMFLVLAAINSFGLIPAFAQSFLADLSKWALLVSIAAVGMKTSLRTIFDVGGQAIILIVAQTIFIAAFILYGITHFAN; encoded by the coding sequence ATGGCCGAGCAATTGGCACCCCAACGCGACTTCTTGGGTCGCATCCAGACGTTCTTTTCAGACAATGGACCCGGATTTGCGGTCTCGGTTGTGGTCGCCGCAACCGCTCAATTCCTGTCTGAGCATTACGGTGCCCCGGCCATGCTTATGGCGCTGCTGTTGGGCATCGCGTTCCATTTCCTCGCGGAGGAAGGCCGTTGCGTGACTGGCATCGGCTTCACATCCAAAACCGTGCTGCGCATCGGGGTTGCCCTGCTCGGCGCGCGGATCAGCGTTGAATTGCTGATCGGGTTGGGCCCCCAGCTGATCGGGCTGGTGGTCGCCGGGGTGATCCTGACCATCCTCTTTGGCCTGATTGGTGCGCGATTGCTGGGGCGCGGCTGGCGGTTTGCCCTGTTGACGGGGGGTGCCGTGGCGATCTGTGGTGCTTCCGCGGCTATGGCCATCGCCGCCGTTCTGCCCAAAAACGAACATTCCGAGCGTAATCTGATCTTTACTGTGCTCAGCGTCACCATCCTGTCGACGGTTGCCATGATCGCCTATCCGATCATTACCACCGCGCTGGAACTTGACGATATCGCTGCCGGGGTCTTCCTGGGCGGTACGATCCATGATGTGGCACAGGTGGTCGGCGCGGGTTTTTCCGTCAGTAACGAAACCGGTGAAACCGCAACCCTCGTCAAGCTGATCCGCGTGACCATGCTGGCCCCGGTCGTTTTGGTTTTTGCGCTTGTGATCCGCGCCTTTGCCGAAGACGCCGATGCCGGTGATAAACGCCCGCCGCTGATGCCGTTCTTCGTGCTCATGTTTCTGGTGCTGGCGGCAATCAACTCCTTTGGCTTGATCCCTGCCTTTGCCCAGAGCTTTCTTGCGGATTTGTCAAAATGGGCGCTGCTTGTGTCGATTGCCGCCGTGGGCATGAAAACATCGCTCAGAACGATTTTTGATGTCGGCGGGCAGGCGATCATTTTGATCGTCGCGCAGACCATCTTTATCGCGGCGTTCATCCTCTATGGCATCACCCATTTTGCCAATTGA
- a CDS encoding cupin domain-containing protein produces MLRVIDFKDDVTIAKRRLADLPDRVVDGDPHHETQMRFTSPDGSLMAGTWTSTPGKWIAFADRDEFCVLLSGHIKMVSEDGTEQEFRTGDSFLIPNGFRGFWHVLETTTKHFVIRDYGQD; encoded by the coding sequence ATGCTGCGCGTTATTGATTTCAAAGATGATGTCACAATCGCCAAACGCCGCCTCGCAGATCTGCCTGACCGGGTGGTTGATGGTGATCCGCATCACGAAACGCAAATGCGGTTTACCAGCCCGGATGGCTCTCTTATGGCCGGCACCTGGACAAGCACGCCTGGTAAATGGATCGCTTTTGCGGACCGCGATGAATTCTGTGTTCTGTTGAGTGGCCATATCAAGATGGTTTCGGAGGACGGCACAGAACAGGAGTTTCGCACAGGTGATAGCTTCTTGATCCCTAACGGTTTTCGCGGTTTTTGGCATGTGTTGGAAACGACTACGAAACATTTCGTCATTCGTGATTACGGCCAAGATTGA